A window of Aquibium oceanicum genomic DNA:
GTCCAACGCCTTCAAGGAGATGGGCGACACCCGCCGCGCCATCCTCTTCGCCAAGCAGGCGGTGAACGCCCAGCAGGAACTGCGCGCCAACAACAAGGAACTCTCCAAGGAGGAGATCCAGGACTTCAAGACGGAATGGCGCCGGCTCTACGAGAACCTCGCCTCGCTGCTCATCTCGGAAGGCCGGCTGAGCGAGGCGCAGGCGGTGCTGGCGATGGAGAAGGAGGAGGAGTTCGTCGACTTCATCCGCCGCGACGCGACCGAGGACCTGTCCGACAGCCGCGCCATGCTCACGGATGGCGAGGAGACCGTTCAGGATTCCGTCGAGACGCTGCTGTCGCGCCCGATCGCCGCCGCCACGGAAGTCGCCGCGCTGATGGAACGCAAGAACGCCGGCCGGCTGAGCGGCGAAGACGAGGAACGCCTGGAGCAGCTCGAAGAGGTGCTCGACACCGCTTATTCCGACTTCATGGACGACGTCGACGCCTTCCTCGAAAACTCGGCGGAGGAAACCTCCGACATCCAGCGCGAGGTCGACGCGATCAACCTGTCCTTTACGGCCGACATGCAGGACGAACTGCGCGTGTTCGAGGGCCGCGCGGCGATGCTGCAGGTGGCGAGCCTCGGCGACACCACCCACCTCTTCCTCACCGTGCCGGAAGCCGCCATCCACCGCGAGGTGGCCATTCCGCGCGCCGAGCTTTCCAAGCTGATCTTCGAGGCACTGACGGCGATCGAGGAGCGTTCGCCGGAGGCGCAGGCTCGGCTCAAGGCGCTCTACGACGTGCTGGTGGCACCCATCCGCGCTGAAATCGACGAGACGGGCGCCGGAACGCTGATGCTCAACCTGCAGGGTTTCCTGCGCTACGTGCCCTTCGCCGCGCTCTACGACGGCGAGCACTACCTGATCGAGGACTACGCGCTTTCGCTCTTCACGCCGGCCGCCAGGACCGAGTTCGAAGCGGCAGACCGCGAGCCCGAAAAGAGCGCCGGCTTCGGCGTGACGGCCGCGCATGCGGGCTTTTCGGCGCTGCCGGGCGTCGCGCAGGAGATGCAAGCGATCTTCGACACCGGCACGCTGGCCGGCTCGGCGAGCCTGGACGACGCCTTTACGCGCGACAGCTTCAGCACCGCGCTGAAGGAGCGGCCCGCGATCGTCCACATCGCCAGCCACTTCAAGCTGGTGCCCGGCCGGGAGACCGATTCCTTCCTGCTTCTCGGCGACGGCTCGCCGCTGAACCTCGCCGAAATACGCAAGGGCCGAAATTTCCGCTTCGGCGGCGTCGACCTTCTGACGCTCTCCGCCTGCCAGACCGCGCGCGGCGGCGATTCGGACGGCGGCGAGGTGGAGAGCTTCGGCGCGCTCGCGCAACGCAACGGCGCCTCGGCCGTGATGGCGACGCTCTGGCCGGTCGCCGACGAGGCGACGGCCAGGCTGATGCAGGACTTTTACCGCGGCTTCGTGCGCGATGGACTGGACAAGGCGGCCGCCCTTCGCGCCGCCCAGATCGCCATGCTGCGCGGCGAGGCGGCCGTCTCGGCATCGGGCGAGCGCGGGGCCAAGTCGCTCACTGTCTCGGCCGCCGCTCCTGCCGCCGACCACCGCCATCCCTATTTCTGGTCGCCCTTCATCCTGATGGGAAACTGGCTCTAGAAAAGCCGGCATCGGCGGGCACGAAGGGCGACTTTCGGCGGCGTTGAGCGCGTTTGCGCCCCCTGTTGCGCTTTGCTATAGGGTCGCGCATTCGTTCAATCGCGGGGCATTCCAACGGTCCCGCCTCCCCGAAAGCGAGGCTACTCCATGTCGAAAATCAAGGTGGACAATCCCGTCGTCGAACTCGACGGCGACGAGATGACCCGCATCATCTGGCAGTTCATCAAGGACAAGCTGATCCACCCCTATCTAGACATCGACCTCAAGTATTACGACCTCGGCATGGAGCACCGCGACGCCACCGACGACCAGGTGACGATCGACGCGGCCAACGCCATCGCGCAATACGGTGTCGGCGTGAAATGCGCCACGATCACGCCCGACGAAGCCCGCGTCGAGGAGTTCGGCCTGAAGAAGATGTGGCGCTCGCCCAACGGCACGATCCGCAACATCCTGGGCGGCACCATCTTCCGCGAGCCGATCATCATGAAGAACGTGCCGCGCCTCGTGCCCGGCTGGACCAAGCCGATCGTGGTCGGCCGCCACGCCTTCGGCGACCAGTACCGCGCCACCGACTTCCGCTTCCCCGGCAAGGGCAAGCTGACCATCAAGTTCGTCGGCGAGGACGGCCAGACGATCGAGCACGAGGTCTTCGATGCGCCGGGCTCGGGCGTCGCCATGGCGATGTACAATCTCGATGATTCGATCCGCGATTTCGCCCGCGCCTCGCTGAACTACGGCCTGCTGCGCGGCTGGCCGGTCTACCTGTCGACCAAGAACACCATCCTCAAGGCCTATGACGGGCGCTTCAAGGACATCTTCCAGGAGATCTACGAGAAGGAATTCGCGGCCGATTTCAAGGCTAAGAAGATCACCTACGAGCACCGCCTGATCGACGACATGGTTGCGGCGAGCCTGAAATGGTCGGGCGGCTACATCTGGGCCTGCAAAAACTACGACGGCGACGTGCAGTCCGATACGGTCGCGCAGGGCTTCGGCTCGCTCGGCCTGATGACCTCGGTCCTGATGACGCCGGACGGCAAGACGGTGGAAGCCGAAGCCGCGCACGGCACGGTGACGCGCCACTATCGCCAGCACCAGAAGGGCGAGGAGACCTCGACCAACCCGATCGCCTCGATCTTCGCATGGACGCGCGGCCTTGCCCATCGCGCCAAGCTCGACGACAACGCCGCCCTCGGGACCTTCGCGGACACGCTGGAGAAGGTGTGCATCCAGACCGTGGAATCGGGCTTCATGACCAAGGACCTGGCACTGCTGATCGGCCCCGACCAGCCCTGGCTGTCGACCACCGGCTTCCTCGACAAGATCGACGAGAACCTCCAGAAGGCGATGGCCTGAGGCCATGGCGGCGGAGAGGCCACGCCTCTTCGGCGCCGCCTACAGCGTCTACGTGCGCATCGCGCGGCTGGCGCTGATCGAAAAGGGTGTCGACCACGAGCTCGTGCCGGTCGACATCTTTTCGCCGGAAGGCATTCCCGACTGGTACCGGGAGCGTCAT
This region includes:
- a CDS encoding NADP-dependent isocitrate dehydrogenase, which gives rise to MSKIKVDNPVVELDGDEMTRIIWQFIKDKLIHPYLDIDLKYYDLGMEHRDATDDQVTIDAANAIAQYGVGVKCATITPDEARVEEFGLKKMWRSPNGTIRNILGGTIFREPIIMKNVPRLVPGWTKPIVVGRHAFGDQYRATDFRFPGKGKLTIKFVGEDGQTIEHEVFDAPGSGVAMAMYNLDDSIRDFARASLNYGLLRGWPVYLSTKNTILKAYDGRFKDIFQEIYEKEFAADFKAKKITYEHRLIDDMVAASLKWSGGYIWACKNYDGDVQSDTVAQGFGSLGLMTSVLMTPDGKTVEAEAAHGTVTRHYRQHQKGEETSTNPIASIFAWTRGLAHRAKLDDNAALGTFADTLEKVCIQTVESGFMTKDLALLIGPDQPWLSTTGFLDKIDENLQKAMA